The Helicobacter sp. MIT 21-1697 genome segment GTAAAATTTGATATTAAAAGACTTCGTTTTTTAAATAGGGAGCATCTCAAAATGCTCAATGAGCAAGAATTTGCTCTTTTGCTTGAGAGCAAAGATAGCTCTGTGGGTGCGCTTGGGAAGCTGTATTTGCAAGAAGCGAGCACCTTAAATGAGATTCGCTCCAAAATAGAAAGCATTTTCGCTCCAAAATGCATCACTCAAAGCGAAAATGGTGAAAATTTTGAAAATGAGTGTAAAATGCTCTATGATATTTTGCACAAAATGATAGAATCTTATGATGAATCTTTAAATGCCTATGACACGCTTAAAAATGCTCTTATGGAAAAAAGCTCTTTGAAGGGCAAAAAGTTTTTTAAACCTTTGCGGATACTTCTTACAGGGCAAACTCAAGGTTTAGAATTGAGTGAGCTTTATCCATATTTGCGCTTTTTCTTGCGTGATATTGTGCGTTTGGATAAGTAAGATACGAGCAGGAAAGGAAAAAGAATGGTTTTGGGCACATTTTTAAGTGCAGTAGCTACGATTATGAGTATGCTTATAAATCTTTATGTGTGGATTATCGTCATTGCTGCACTTATAAGTTGGGTGCGTCCAGATCCTTTTAATCCCATTGTGCAAGTGCTCAATCGCCTCACACAACCTTTCTATGCAAAAATTCGCAAAATCATACCAACAACTATAAATGGCATAGATTTTTCTCCCTTAATCGCAGCAGTCGTGCTTAAATTTATTGATTTATCTCTTGTGCAGATTCTTATGCAATATGCAGTAAGACTTGGAATCTGATACAAACAAAGTGGAGAAAGTTATGAGAGTCATTGTATTATTGTTTTTATGTTGTGTTTTAAGTTATGCGCATACAGAAATTACGCTTGAGTTTTTACAATCTAAACCCAAAGGCTTAGCAAGAGATTTTTATATTTGGCAATTTCTTTCAGATGAGCAAACAAGCCTTAAAGATGCCCTTAAAGCCTATGAGCTTATTTTTCGCAAAACCTCAAAGCTTAATAGTCTCCTTAGTGCTAAGGGAAAGGTAAGTGAGCTTCCGCGCAACCTGTATTGCCAACGCTTAAGTTTTGATAAGCTCAAAAAACAAGATAATGCGTGTATTAAAGCAGGATTAAATCTAGCTAATATCCCTTCTATGCCACAAAAAA includes the following:
- a CDS encoding YggT family protein yields the protein MVLGTFLSAVATIMSMLINLYVWIIVIAALISWVRPDPFNPIVQVLNRLTQPFYAKIRKIIPTTINGIDFSPLIAAVVLKFIDLSLVQILMQYAVRLGI